A genomic region of Mesobacillus jeotgali contains the following coding sequences:
- a CDS encoding BglII/BstYI family type II restriction endonuclease: MDITIYSHNFAQEILSYERFKDVYDELLFVCRNSPLPIYKNKSAAQKKLDVVQQIIDSYLNLQLKTLGWEVDYTYTLNESTVRVDFLKTIHVGIKKYHIHLEVEFGNVASSYRNYYKLQLLNKKGVSDIGIVIVPTESLSKRIDSGVATFEKTVNDVKLAVELFDFPLLIIGLDEGDSNLIDLSSSGLTLKELQNKGNLKHELFVLDYVKTIRNLDS, translated from the coding sequence GTGGATATAACAATTTATTCACACAATTTTGCACAGGAAATACTTTCCTATGAACGATTTAAAGATGTCTATGATGAATTATTGTTTGTATGCAGGAATTCTCCATTACCTATATATAAAAATAAATCTGCTGCTCAAAAAAAACTTGATGTAGTTCAACAGATAATCGATTCATACCTCAACCTTCAATTGAAAACACTTGGTTGGGAAGTTGATTATACGTATACACTTAATGAAAGTACTGTAAGAGTAGATTTTCTAAAGACTATTCATGTTGGTATAAAGAAGTATCATATCCATTTAGAAGTTGAATTTGGAAACGTAGCAAGTTCTTATAGAAATTACTATAAACTTCAATTACTAAATAAAAAGGGTGTTAGTGATATAGGAATAGTAATAGTTCCAACAGAATCTTTATCGAAAAGAATTGATAGTGGTGTCGCTACTTTTGAAAAAACAGTGAATGATGTAAAGTTGGCAGTAGAATTATTTGACTTTCCCTTATTGATTATTGGTTTAGATGAGGGTGATTCTAATTTGATTGATTTATCATCAAGTGGCTTGACTCTAAAGGAACTTCAAAATAAAGGTAATCTTAAACATGAGTTATTTGTTTTAGATTATGTGAAGACAATTAGGAATCTTGATTCATAA
- a CDS encoding very short patch repair endonuclease: protein MQDAQRSKIMSSIKAVSKLESLVTQELWKKGFRFRRNVRGMIGTPDIAIKKYKVVIFIDSCFWHVCPTHGRMPKSNIDFWKKKLERNQERDKEYTDFYLQKGWHILRIWEHEIRKDFDSTIDKIATFIEDAKAIEVL from the coding sequence ATGCAGGATGCACAAAGAAGTAAGATTATGTCTTCAATAAAGGCAGTCTCCAAATTAGAATCCCTGGTCACCCAAGAACTCTGGAAGAAAGGTTTCAGGTTCAGAAGAAATGTTAGAGGAATGATTGGCACTCCGGATATCGCAATTAAGAAATACAAAGTTGTCATTTTTATAGATTCGTGCTTCTGGCATGTTTGCCCCACTCATGGTAGGATGCCAAAAAGCAATATTGATTTTTGGAAGAAAAAACTTGAACGTAACCAAGAGCGAGACAAAGAATATACGGATTTTTACCTACAAAAAGGATGGCATATACTACGAATTTGGGAGCATGAAATAAGAAAGGACTTTGATAGTACGATTGATAAGATTGCTACTTTCATAGAAGATGCTAAGGCTATTGAAGTTTTATAA
- a CDS encoding sigma-70 family RNA polymerase sigma factor: protein MHKELASVAATIANYLGQYSKSDKINVQWLQRIIEVNINRAVPEQFIIDYLKEKGYHNYILKEEKIAETKKPTEPVLPVKPVIVMDDDDDDDDDFDPNQFLEDNKEKILNAALPTNNFGDNIWLIEKYQSTKSDEFLSQIVSLNQGLVEKVAGKYQNTSRHKLDFDDLVSIGKFGLLNAIDRFDPNMGYQFSTYATWWIRQKITRAICDEGTTVRIPVHMHEKIKKVIRLENECFWEKSYLDIEWVCEQMDITEEQYYELKQVDEKFIGMKSLHSIVSQEDEDSLLIDFIEYSPDHVLSEVCIDLRDPYENMVSTNLRNQLEVVLDELKERESDVIKHRVGFDGGKPKTLEEIGQLYGLTRERIRQIETKAINRLRAQFRKRKIKYEDVCLEA, encoded by the coding sequence ATGCATAAAGAACTAGCATCAGTTGCTGCAACTATAGCAAACTACTTAGGCCAATATTCAAAGTCTGATAAGATTAATGTTCAATGGCTTCAAAGGATTATAGAAGTCAATATTAACCGGGCTGTGCCAGAGCAATTCATAATAGATTACCTGAAGGAAAAGGGATACCATAACTATATTCTTAAAGAAGAAAAGATAGCGGAAACAAAAAAGCCGACTGAACCAGTATTACCAGTGAAACCAGTTATTGTAATGGATGACGATGATGACGATGACGACGACTTTGACCCGAATCAATTCTTGGAGGACAACAAGGAGAAAATCCTGAATGCTGCGCTTCCAACTAATAACTTCGGCGACAATATTTGGCTTATTGAAAAATACCAATCTACTAAGAGCGATGAATTTTTATCTCAGATTGTCAGCCTCAATCAAGGCCTTGTTGAAAAAGTTGCTGGTAAATACCAGAACACCAGCCGTCATAAGCTTGATTTTGATGACTTGGTCAGCATCGGAAAATTCGGCCTTTTAAATGCGATCGATCGATTCGACCCTAATATGGGTTATCAGTTTTCTACCTATGCAACATGGTGGATAAGACAGAAAATAACAAGGGCGATTTGCGATGAAGGGACAACAGTTCGAATACCCGTACATATGCACGAGAAGATAAAGAAGGTAATCAGGCTGGAGAATGAGTGCTTTTGGGAAAAGAGCTACCTGGACATAGAGTGGGTTTGTGAGCAAATGGATATTACTGAAGAGCAATATTACGAATTGAAGCAGGTAGATGAAAAGTTCATAGGGATGAAATCCTTACATAGCATTGTCTCACAAGAAGATGAGGATAGTTTGTTAATTGACTTCATCGAATACAGTCCTGACCACGTTCTCAGTGAAGTCTGCATCGATCTTCGGGATCCATATGAAAATATGGTATCAACCAATCTGAGGAATCAATTAGAAGTTGTTCTCGACGAGCTAAAGGAAAGAGAAAGCGATGTAATCAAGCATCGGGTAGGATTTGACGGAGGTAAGCCTAAAACTTTAGAAGAGATTGGGCAACTGTATGGACTGACAAGGGAACGGATTCGTCAAATTGAAACAAAAGCCATTAATCGATTGAGAGCACAATTCCGCAAGCGGAAAATAAAATATGAAGATGTTTGTTTGGAAGCTTAA
- a CDS encoding DNA cytosine methyltransferase, with product MKVADFFCGAGGFSEGFRMAGFEVVFGVDKWGPAIKTHEMNHPSAKTINRDVAELSKLPDDKFHELIPDTEVIIGSPPCVAFSNSNKSGKADKSLGITLVESFLRIVARKKFKEGSILKYWILENVPNIQYYIKDSYTASDLGLDGDFILRVIHTSSREYNAKYYGVAQNRKRFFCGDFPQPEKVIENDSNVIPLNKILNNLGNPISKKNLKTKIIDPNYSSINIERNLLTDHFYVKEIAEFEWKKAKRAKTDKGYMGKMAFPENKDKPSRTIMATLSSSARESIIYDIEGTSNRFRSPTIREVASIMSFPIDYQFYGDSVLTKYRLVGNAVPPKLSFAFAKKILEIEGCHISNELEVVESRLKQDDSFTNLNYISMPINVEKPKNIKKARFKYHIPYLLVNAYRVELTNYNSLFEETKFSWDVEIHKGQGQSKKLYNPAFIKKSLFSPPIQNEIDLFLKKYFPIIPTTFELQCNYCLTEKDRKANKILGPFELLVLVKDFLEGLNKENELQNKTLNLNYVDNNENKLIEIPLVVGIGAYTLNALINKAELEGNLKSEKINCFNLN from the coding sequence ATGAAAGTAGCTGATTTTTTCTGTGGTGCCGGTGGTTTTTCAGAGGGATTTAGAATGGCAGGATTCGAAGTTGTATTTGGTGTTGATAAATGGGGGCCCGCCATTAAAACACACGAAATGAACCATCCTAGTGCAAAAACAATTAATAGAGATGTTGCAGAACTATCTAAATTACCAGATGATAAATTTCACGAACTAATTCCTGATACCGAAGTTATTATTGGATCGCCACCATGCGTGGCATTCAGTAATTCTAATAAATCTGGTAAAGCTGATAAATCATTAGGTATAACACTGGTTGAATCCTTCTTAAGAATAGTAGCAAGGAAGAAATTTAAAGAAGGATCCATTCTTAAATACTGGATTCTAGAAAATGTACCCAATATTCAATATTATATTAAAGATTCGTATACAGCCTCAGATTTAGGATTAGATGGGGATTTTATCTTAAGAGTAATTCATACTTCAAGTAGAGAGTATAATGCGAAATATTATGGAGTAGCTCAAAATAGGAAAAGGTTTTTTTGTGGGGATTTTCCTCAACCCGAAAAGGTTATTGAAAATGATTCAAACGTTATCCCATTGAATAAGATATTAAATAATCTAGGAAACCCTATTTCAAAAAAAAATCTTAAAACTAAAATTATTGATCCAAACTATTCATCCATTAATATAGAAAGAAATCTCCTGACAGATCATTTTTATGTTAAGGAGATTGCTGAATTTGAATGGAAGAAAGCTAAGAGAGCTAAAACAGATAAGGGTTATATGGGTAAAATGGCCTTCCCAGAAAATAAAGATAAACCCTCAAGAACTATAATGGCAACACTTTCATCCAGCGCAAGGGAATCAATTATCTATGATATAGAAGGAACGTCTAATCGTTTCCGTTCTCCAACAATAAGGGAAGTAGCATCTATAATGAGCTTTCCGATAGATTATCAATTTTATGGAGATTCGGTCCTAACTAAATATAGATTAGTAGGGAATGCAGTTCCACCTAAGCTATCTTTTGCATTTGCAAAAAAGATTCTTGAAATAGAAGGATGCCATATTAGTAATGAATTAGAAGTTGTTGAAAGTAGATTAAAGCAGGACGACAGTTTTACCAATTTAAATTATATTTCGATGCCTATTAATGTTGAGAAGCCAAAAAATATTAAAAAGGCTAGGTTTAAATACCATATACCATATTTATTAGTTAATGCATATAGGGTAGAACTTACTAATTATAATTCATTATTTGAGGAAACTAAATTCAGTTGGGATGTAGAAATACATAAAGGACAGGGACAAAGTAAAAAATTATATAACCCAGCCTTTATAAAAAAGTCATTGTTTAGCCCGCCAATCCAGAATGAAATAGATTTATTTTTAAAGAAGTATTTCCCTATAATCCCAACTACTTTTGAATTGCAATGTAATTATTGTTTAACAGAAAAAGATAGAAAAGCAAACAAGATATTAGGTCCGTTTGAATTACTAGTATTGGTAAAGGATTTTTTAGAAGGGTTAAATAAGGAAAATGAACTTCAAAATAAAACCCTTAACCTTAACTATGTGGATAATAATGAAAATAAACTGATAGAAATTCCTTTAGTAGTTGGAATAGGTGCATATACCCTTAATGCTTTGATTAATAAGGCAGAGCTTGAAGGAAATTTGAAATCAGAGAAAATCAATTGTTTCAATTTAAACTGA
- a CDS encoding DEAD/DEAH box helicase, with translation MFENLVFQIDHLITMQNTDKNQLIVFKGFPSKWLTDLKIKKLFSSGLDVSLEELNNSKTTLITEAVMNFNQSPGVYWCTFEELATVSTTTIEPFSKVTIVNNNLYQHYYPLNYEIHNIESIYSEYFDEIDKHSQVPDEIQYITTYYGNILKTKNGDFFVSYVDENHSIDLFPVPDELQQLAIDTESDSFIELSDVEEPFLDLLNDLLNDRYNQKTIFFSWKGNLQQFSQNYLDRIKLIQSLYPDVIIYEHQKKTVEVKNEREQEYREILKTYWKYDDFRPLKMYKNVDDYNNPKEITYISQAQIINDLVVQAEAAKDEEAYRDIFVTSPTGAGKSVMFQVPAIYLAEKYNLLTIVISPLIGLMKDQVYGLQEKNVHFSATINSEVSPVEKMNITKRIADGEISILYISPETLLSRSDIKMLIGERRVGLFVIDEAHIVTTWGKAFRSDYWYLGSYLQKLRKEMQFPIATFTATAIYGGVEDMYSETRDSLMLTSPINYFGYVKRDDIKVSLNHIKSAGKRDQEYRQQKYALLHERLKRLYAKNKKVLIYFPFVSLLKQFNEFMQLNADQELATTISMYYGQLKKEEKNESFLKYKRNDSKIMLATKAFGMGIDISDISTIIHFAPTGNVCDYIQEIGRAARDLPEGKAFFDFLPQDFNHVKRLHGISTIRKTQLVQVMDKILQLYKKDFNKKQARNLLISSEEFRYIFDRNRKSDVEDDIDNKLKTALLIIEKDFINRLGYSPIIARPRSVFSIEYVKVKKDIEKEFVAKYVQYVEKVKTLNDVYFGGIYKLNLKNLWEEQYKDLSFPKFKYMMYQKDESLKFKYIEYIESVFILDLNIQNEKEHNFLWKVDDLVGKIEKLFSPYIRNNNQFTASDLASAIQGIFNKSRYQSETIASLILQSVISYQSAVNVNRNHRIKMIYEKENQNNTKYQLYPGIDEFTKFLSSHVKRLIQMSSNKPETNSKEVFLTKSNRFEAEKSFISLGLFEAFDLLLYEVKGGDNPEIFVRINSKMEIEKTVKNGENYQNTILNNVNKRHKISVEMLSYLFEKEVETDDFWEYIEDYFLGRVPQDVLERI, from the coding sequence TTGTTTGAAAATTTGGTATTTCAAATTGACCATTTAATTACTATGCAAAATACAGATAAAAACCAATTGATTGTCTTTAAAGGGTTCCCGTCAAAATGGCTTACCGACCTTAAAATCAAGAAGCTGTTCAGCAGCGGATTGGATGTCTCGCTTGAGGAATTAAATAATAGTAAGACAACGTTAATTACGGAAGCTGTCATGAATTTTAACCAATCACCAGGCGTTTATTGGTGTACCTTTGAAGAATTGGCGACCGTTTCAACCACGACAATCGAACCCTTCAGTAAGGTTACAATCGTGAATAATAATTTGTACCAACATTATTATCCTTTGAATTATGAGATTCATAATATCGAGTCAATCTATAGTGAATACTTTGATGAAATCGATAAGCATAGCCAGGTACCTGATGAAATTCAGTACATCACTACATATTATGGCAATATATTAAAAACAAAGAATGGTGATTTCTTCGTATCATATGTAGACGAAAATCATTCTATTGACCTCTTCCCTGTTCCAGATGAATTGCAACAATTGGCAATCGACACTGAATCTGACAGCTTTATCGAATTATCGGATGTGGAAGAACCGTTCCTCGATTTGCTGAATGATCTTTTGAACGATCGATATAATCAGAAGACCATTTTCTTTTCCTGGAAAGGGAATCTACAGCAATTCAGTCAGAACTACCTGGACAGAATTAAACTTATTCAGTCTCTGTATCCAGATGTAATAATTTACGAACACCAAAAAAAGACAGTGGAAGTAAAGAATGAGCGGGAGCAGGAATATCGGGAGATTTTGAAAACGTATTGGAAGTACGATGATTTCCGGCCGCTGAAAATGTATAAGAACGTGGATGATTATAATAATCCTAAGGAGATCACCTATATTTCACAAGCTCAAATTATCAATGATCTTGTAGTTCAGGCTGAGGCTGCAAAAGATGAAGAAGCTTATAGAGATATTTTCGTAACCTCTCCTACTGGTGCAGGTAAATCGGTCATGTTCCAGGTTCCAGCCATTTACCTCGCAGAGAAATACAACCTATTAACGATTGTTATTTCTCCGTTGATTGGTTTGATGAAGGATCAAGTATATGGATTGCAGGAAAAGAACGTTCATTTCTCTGCAACGATTAACTCTGAGGTATCCCCTGTTGAAAAAATGAACATTACCAAACGGATTGCTGATGGAGAAATCTCTATTTTGTATATCTCGCCTGAAACATTATTAAGCAGGTCTGACATTAAAATGCTGATAGGTGAAAGACGAGTAGGATTGTTCGTTATTGACGAAGCACATATTGTAACCACCTGGGGCAAAGCGTTCCGGTCGGATTATTGGTATCTTGGCAGCTATCTTCAAAAACTGCGCAAGGAAATGCAGTTCCCAATCGCTACCTTCACCGCAACAGCGATTTACGGCGGCGTAGAAGATATGTACTCTGAAACTAGAGACAGCCTTATGCTCACCAGCCCCATCAATTACTTTGGCTATGTGAAAAGGGATGATATCAAGGTATCGCTTAATCATATAAAATCAGCAGGAAAGCGTGACCAGGAATACAGGCAGCAGAAGTATGCCCTTCTGCATGAAAGACTAAAAAGACTTTATGCCAAAAATAAAAAAGTGCTGATTTACTTCCCTTTTGTTTCACTGCTAAAGCAATTTAATGAATTTATGCAGCTGAATGCCGACCAAGAACTTGCAACAACGATTTCTATGTATTATGGACAATTGAAAAAAGAAGAGAAAAACGAAAGCTTCCTGAAGTATAAGCGAAATGATTCCAAGATCATGCTTGCAACAAAGGCATTCGGAATGGGAATTGATATTTCTGATATCAGTACAATCATACACTTTGCACCTACTGGGAATGTCTGTGATTATATCCAGGAAATCGGCCGTGCAGCACGTGATTTGCCTGAAGGAAAAGCTTTCTTTGACTTCCTTCCTCAGGACTTCAACCATGTAAAACGACTGCATGGAATCAGCACCATCAGAAAAACACAGTTGGTTCAGGTAATGGATAAGATCCTGCAGCTTTATAAAAAAGATTTTAATAAAAAGCAGGCTCGTAATCTATTGATTAGTTCAGAAGAATTTAGGTATATTTTCGATCGCAATCGCAAATCGGATGTAGAAGATGATATAGATAATAAACTTAAAACTGCACTACTAATTATCGAAAAGGATTTCATCAATCGTTTAGGATATTCTCCTATAATCGCTAGACCAAGAAGCGTTTTTTCTATTGAATACGTTAAAGTGAAAAAAGATATTGAAAAAGAATTTGTCGCTAAATATGTTCAATATGTTGAGAAAGTTAAGACCCTAAACGATGTATACTTTGGTGGTATTTACAAATTAAACTTAAAAAACCTTTGGGAAGAACAATACAAAGATCTTTCCTTCCCAAAATTCAAGTATATGATGTATCAAAAGGATGAATCTTTAAAGTTTAAGTATATTGAATATATTGAATCAGTTTTTATCCTAGATTTAAACATACAAAACGAGAAGGAACATAACTTTTTGTGGAAAGTAGATGATTTAGTAGGAAAAATTGAGAAGTTGTTTAGCCCATATATAAGAAATAATAATCAATTTACAGCTTCAGACTTAGCTTCAGCTATACAGGGGATTTTCAATAAATCAAGGTATCAATCAGAAACAATAGCTAGTCTTATTCTCCAAAGTGTAATTAGTTATCAGAGTGCTGTTAATGTTAACAGAAACCATAGAATAAAAATGATATATGAAAAAGAGAATCAAAATAACACCAAGTATCAATTATATCCAGGGATAGATGAATTCACTAAATTTCTAAGTTCCCATGTTAAAAGACTTATTCAGATGTCTTCAAATAAACCTGAAACCAATAGTAAAGAGGTTTTCTTAACTAAATCTAACCGCTTTGAAGCGGAAAAGTCATTCATATCACTTGGTCTTTTCGAAGCATTCGACCTCTTGCTGTATGAAGTTAAAGGCGGAGATAATCCCGAAATTTTTGTGCGTATAAACTCTAAAATGGAAATTGAAAAAACAGTAAAAAACGGAGAGAACTATCAGAACACCATTCTAAATAATGTTAATAAGAGACATAAAATATCTGTCGAAATGTTGAGTTATTTATTTGAAAAGGAAGTAGAGACAGACGATTTTTGGGAATACATTGAAGACTATTTTCTGGGTAGAGTACCACAAGATGTCTTAGAGAGGATATAA
- a CDS encoding DEAD/DEAH box helicase, with protein sequence MPSILLEINEEERIFILSGDTDGLISNKRSKLYLKDFLNVTDFNSKLIKIPYNLDDKENILIKIQGMLGKYGFDEQRTNKIDNSLNDFFKEEKNFHIFSEKAKDIRNNKVDRNEFESFINSLTKNLKNRTLYGLQLLSAYHLAFSQNGCNFSVPGAGKTSIVYGAYSYLSSLKENNDKKVDSLLIIGPLSSFGPWESEYMECFGEKAESVRLSGISKTERINHLYSEIPAELTLMSYQAVNNNLEDLIAFLKKNRVMVVLDEAHKIKNSDGGITAQAVLELAKYSKSRVVLTGTPAPNGYEDLINLFKFIWPNKKVIKFKKYHLEEMSQNPSDNRIPQLISAIEPYFIRIKKSDLGIPKPINNPPVIVTMDSIQRNIYDFIESKYLKYMMENNTDNEVKGVLVKARMIRLMQAATNPHLLATPIEEYLNDQDFSKDNFIDDTNVISKIMNYRNMETPSKFSIAKNIIQEKLNKNEKVIVWMTFIQNMFDFQDYLFKNGINSKMLYGGIPVESSSESKDNGEETREDIIRTFHKENSPFKVIIANPFATSESISLHKVCHNAIYIERTFNAAQFIQSKDRIHRYGLKKDDIINYYYLVSENSIDETIQERLEVKENRMRELIENSDIPLFSLLDNEYEEDDIKVLIKNYVRRIKKI encoded by the coding sequence ATGCCATCAATACTACTCGAAATTAACGAGGAAGAGAGAATATTTATTTTAAGTGGAGATACGGATGGTCTAATTTCCAATAAAAGGTCAAAATTATATTTAAAAGACTTTTTAAATGTCACGGATTTTAATAGTAAGTTGATAAAAATACCATATAACTTAGATGATAAAGAAAATATTTTAATTAAGATACAAGGCATGTTGGGGAAGTATGGATTTGATGAGCAAAGGACAAATAAGATTGATAACTCATTGAATGATTTCTTTAAAGAAGAAAAAAACTTTCACATTTTTTCAGAGAAAGCGAAAGATATAAGAAATAATAAAGTCGATAGAAACGAGTTTGAATCTTTTATAAATAGCTTAACCAAGAATCTGAAAAACAGAACTTTGTATGGATTACAATTGCTTTCTGCTTATCATCTAGCATTCTCTCAAAATGGATGTAATTTTTCAGTCCCGGGAGCCGGAAAAACCAGCATAGTTTATGGAGCATATTCATACCTTTCCAGTTTAAAGGAAAATAACGATAAGAAGGTTGACTCCCTTTTAATAATTGGTCCGCTGAGTTCATTTGGGCCTTGGGAAAGTGAATATATGGAATGTTTTGGGGAAAAGGCGGAGTCAGTTAGATTATCTGGTATTTCAAAAACTGAACGTATAAATCATTTGTATTCAGAGATACCAGCAGAATTAACTTTAATGTCATATCAAGCTGTCAATAATAACTTAGAAGACTTAATTGCCTTTCTTAAGAAAAACAGAGTGATGGTTGTTCTAGATGAAGCGCACAAGATTAAAAATTCAGACGGTGGCATAACAGCTCAGGCAGTTCTCGAATTAGCTAAGTACAGTAAATCTAGAGTAGTTTTAACGGGTACACCTGCACCGAATGGTTATGAAGATTTAATCAATTTATTTAAGTTTATATGGCCAAATAAAAAAGTTATCAAATTTAAGAAGTATCATTTGGAAGAAATGTCCCAAAATCCATCTGATAATAGAATACCTCAGCTCATTAGTGCCATAGAGCCTTATTTCATAAGAATTAAAAAAAGCGACTTAGGTATCCCTAAACCGATAAATAATCCGCCTGTAATTGTAACAATGGATAGTATTCAAAGGAATATATACGATTTTATCGAGAGTAAGTATCTTAAATACATGATGGAAAACAATACAGACAATGAAGTAAAAGGGGTCTTGGTTAAAGCTAGAATGATTAGACTAATGCAAGCTGCCACTAACCCTCATTTATTGGCAACACCAATAGAAGAGTATTTAAATGATCAGGATTTTTCTAAAGATAACTTTATTGATGATACCAATGTTATTTCCAAAATAATGAATTACAGGAATATGGAAACACCAAGTAAGTTCTCCATCGCAAAAAATATAATACAGGAAAAATTAAATAAAAATGAAAAAGTTATTGTTTGGATGACTTTTATTCAAAATATGTTTGATTTTCAAGACTATTTATTTAAAAATGGTATAAATTCCAAGATGCTATATGGTGGAATCCCAGTTGAATCCAGTTCCGAAAGTAAAGATAATGGGGAGGAAACTCGCGAGGATATTATAAGGACTTTCCATAAAGAAAATTCACCTTTCAAAGTTATTATCGCTAATCCATTCGCAACATCAGAATCAATATCTTTACACAAGGTCTGTCACAACGCTATATATATAGAAAGGACTTTTAACGCAGCTCAATTTATACAATCTAAAGATCGTATTCATAGATACGGTCTAAAAAAAGATGACATAATTAATTACTATTATCTTGTAAGTGAAAATTCAATAGATGAAACAATTCAAGAAAGATTAGAAGTTAAAGAAAATAGAATGAGAGAATTAATTGAGAACTCTGATATCCCTTTATTTAGTCTCTTAGATAATGAATATGAGGAAGATGACATCAAGGTGTTGATAAAAAATTATGTTAGAAGAATTAAAAAGATTTAA
- a CDS encoding DUF3883 domain-containing protein, with protein MLEELKRFNSYGRLNDFILILGELITDKPKKIGNITKYCLGTQEYYNTPVTAIIWLLSDIKLITIEKDEVKITPEGVKIQKLFNVNKQLGFDSLMEILIKNYFFKMIDPDAVKFDLHEEKYYISNNDIECKFSGIRNLLINFNFLKYGNGYINLFIDNQYQNLIESLIKESRKLLSYEEFLKIQKQKELAGIEAEEFVLNYERNRLKELKLKSFSKVKRISETDVNAGYDILSFENEKSRGYDRLIEVKSFSRGVNFYWTKNEIETAKQNKSNYYLYLIDRSKMEDGNYNPLIIKNPYDKVINNKEWIQEAQSWRFSLKEKKC; from the coding sequence ATGTTAGAAGAATTAAAAAGATTTAATAGTTACGGCAGATTAAATGATTTTATTCTAATATTAGGTGAACTGATAACAGACAAACCTAAAAAGATAGGAAATATTACCAAGTATTGTTTAGGTACACAGGAATATTATAATACTCCTGTTACTGCAATTATTTGGCTTTTAAGTGATATAAAATTAATTACGATAGAAAAAGATGAGGTAAAGATTACTCCTGAAGGAGTGAAAATTCAAAAGTTATTTAATGTTAATAAGCAATTAGGCTTTGATTCGTTAATGGAGATTCTGATAAAAAATTATTTTTTTAAAATGATAGACCCAGATGCTGTTAAGTTTGATCTTCACGAAGAAAAGTATTATATTAGTAATAATGATATAGAATGTAAATTTTCAGGAATCAGAAATTTATTAATTAATTTTAATTTTTTGAAGTATGGTAATGGATATATAAATCTTTTTATAGACAACCAATACCAAAATCTAATTGAAAGTTTAATAAAAGAATCAAGGAAACTATTGTCTTATGAAGAATTTTTGAAGATTCAAAAACAAAAAGAATTAGCTGGCATAGAGGCAGAAGAATTTGTGCTGAATTACGAAAGAAACCGGCTAAAAGAATTAAAGTTAAAAAGTTTTTCGAAAGTTAAAAGAATTTCCGAAACTGATGTTAATGCAGGTTATGACATTTTGTCTTTCGAAAATGAAAAGTCAAGAGGTTACGACAGGTTGATTGAGGTGAAATCCTTTTCAAGAGGCGTTAACTTTTACTGGACCAAAAATGAGATTGAAACAGCTAAACAGAATAAGTCTAATTATTATCTTTATCTAATAGACAGATCTAAAATGGAAGACGGTAACTATAACCCCCTAATAATTAAGAACCCTTACGATAAAGTTATTAATAATAAAGAATGGATTCAAGAAGCACAAAGTTGGAGGTTTTCTTTAAAAGAGAAAAAATGTTAA